The region GAGTTGCAGCGCCAACCTTACGTCGCCAATCTCCACGGCTTCGGCTGGATTTCCAACAGGGTCGCCTCCCTCATCGAGGACCGCCCGCCCTTTTGGTGGTGGGCGCTGTTTGCCCCGAGCGTTTTGGCTTTGGGCATGCTGATGTTTATGATCAGCTACCAGATTTCCACCGGTGTCGGAGTTTGGGGAAATAATCACCCGGTCATGTGGGCCTGGGACATCGTCAATTTCGTTTGGTGGATCGGCATCGGCCACGCCGGAACGCTTATCTCGGCGATTCTGTTCCTGCTGCGCCAGCGCTGGCGCACCGCAGTCAATCGCGCCGCCGAGGCAATGACAATCTTCGCGGTGATGTGCGCCGGCATCTATCCCGCGCTCCACGTCGGACGCGTCTGGTATGATTGGTGGCTGTTCCCCATCCCCAACTCCAACTCCATCTGGCCCCAGTTCCTTTCACCGCTCATGTGGGATGTTTTTGCCGTCTCGACTTACTTTACGGTGTCGGTCCTGTTCTGGTATATGGGATTGATTCCGGATTTGGCGGTCATGCGTGACCGTGCCAAGACCCGGCTGCGCCAGTTTGGCTACGGCCTCTTCGCGCTGGGCTGGACCGGCTCGAACCGCCACTGGAGCAATTACGAAAAGGCCTATCTGATTCTGGCGGGCCTCTCGACGCCACTCGTCCTCTCGGTCCATTCAATCGTCTCGTTGGATTTCTCTGTCTCGCAATTACCCGGCTGGCACACGACCATCTTCCCCCCTTATTTCGTCGCGGGAGCGGTTTTTTCGGGCTTTGGCATGGTATTGATGCTGCTCATCCCGCTACGCTCCATGTTTAAGCTCCAGGACATCATTACGATGCGGCACATCGATCTGATGTGTAAAGTGACTCTGGCGACCGGTTCGATGGTCGGTTATGCATACGCCATGGAGTTTTTCATCGCCTGGTATAGCGGTAATCCCAACGAACAGTTCCATTTCCTGAATCGCGCGCTCGGGCCGTTCCAATGGGCCTGGATTCCGATGATCTCCTGCAATGCCTTGATTCCGCAGTTGTTCTGGTTCAAACGCATACGCCGGAACCTCGTCGTGGTCTTCATCATATCCATCCTCGTCAATGTCGGTATGTGGTTCGAGCGGTTTGTCATCATCGTCATCTCGTTGTACCGCGATTTTCTGCCTTCAAACTGGTTCTACTACTATCCGACCTGGGTGGATGTGTGCACTTACATCGGCACGTTTGGTCTTTTCTTTACTTGTTTCCTGCTCTTTATCCGCTTTATCCCGATGATCGCCATTTCCGAGATCAAAGGCGTTACACCTCAATCCGACCCGCACCATCCGATGGGCGGGGCCAAAGTTCTGGAGCCTGTGACCGATGAAGTTTAATGCTCACTAAAGAGTTGCTCATGGCAGAGACCGCAAATAAAGCCTATGGCATGGTAGCCGAGTTCACCACGGCTGCATCGGTGTTGCATGCCGCCGAAAAGGTCCGCGATGCCGGGTTCCGGCGTTGGGATGTCTTCACTCCATTCCCCGTTCATGGGATGGATAAGGCCATGGGCTTGAAGAACTCGAAAGTGGGCTGGTTCGCATTCCTGGGGGGCGTGACCGGCTACACCTGCGGGATGCTGATGATCTGGTTCATGAACGCCTTGGATTATCCTATCGTCATCGGCGGCAAACCCATGTTCAGCCCATTCTCCGCTTTCCCGCCTTCGTACGAATTGACAATCCTTTTTGGCGCATTTGGCTCGTTGTTCGGCATGTTGTTTCTTAATCGCTTGCCCCGGCTCTATCATCCATTGCTCAAGAACAAACGCTTCTCCCTGGTCACCCACGACAGGTTCTTCGTTGTTATCGAGTGCGCTGATCCCAAATTTGACGAGGACGAAACCCGCAAGCTGCTCGAGCGCCTGGGCAGCTGGCATATCGAGGTGGTGGAAGAATAATGCGCTATTACCTGGCCATCATGGTCCTGTGCACCATCGCGGTGGTTGGCATCCTCGGCTTCCGCGGACAGCATTCCCGCAGGACGACCCTCTACATTTTCCCGGATATGGAGTGGCAGCTCAAACTGCGTCCTCAAACGCCAAACAGCTTCTTCCCAAACGGCCTGAGCTCGCAGCTTCCGGTGCCGGGCACCATCCCCCGTGGCGCTCCGATTCAAACCGCTTCCGAGCCGGTCTATCCTTATCAGGATTCGCCGGTCAACACCGGGTTCATGCCCGGCACGACCAATTTTGTTGAAACCAATCCGCTCCGCATCACCGCTCAATTGCTCCAGCGCGGCCAGCAACGCTTTACCATTAACTGTTCGCCTTGCCACGGGCAACTGGCCGACGGCAACGGCATTACCAAGAAAATCGGCGCGATGCTGGTGGTCGCCAATCTGCACGACAAACGGATTGTCGAGATGGCCGATGGCGAGCTGTTTTACGTCATTACTCATGGCCGCAATAACATGGGGGCTTATGGGCCCAACGTCACGGTCGAGGACCGTTGGGCGATCATCTCGTACCTCCGCGCTCTGCAACTCAGTCAGTTAGGGACGATTGACGATCTGCCCGAGCCTCTCCGGGCGGACCTAAAACGCTAATCATGAATCCTACACCCGCAAACCCAAACCAGGCCCTGGACCTCTCCCGGTGGCGCAATGTGCCGGCTATCCTGCTGGGTGTAGGCGCTATTCTGGGTGTTATCGGTTTGTTGGTTAACCGCGAAGAATTCGCCTTTTCCTGGCTGGTCGCTTTCATGTTTTTCCTGAGCCTCTGCCTGGGCGCCCTGTTCCTGGTGATGGCGCATCACCTCTTTGATGCCGGGTGGTCGGTGCCCATTCGACGCTTTTGTGAGCACATCGCCGCAATGATTTTCCCCTGGATGGCCATTCTTTTCATCCCGATCGCCATTTTTGCCAAGAGCTTCTATATGGCCGGTGTGAACCACGGCATTTATACCTGGTTGAGCATCAATCCCCACACCGACCACTCCGTGGCGGCCAAACAACCCCTCTTCAGCGAACCGATGTTTTACGTGATGGCGGCGGCCTGTTTTGCCATCTGGTGGCTGTTCTCTCATCGGCTTCGCTACTGGTCTTTGCAACAGGATGAGACCGGCGCCGCCCTGCCGACCTACCGCATGAGGGCCTATTCCGGGGCGGGCATCATTCTCTTCGCGCTGACGCTGACGATTGCGGCTATCCTGTGGGTCAAATCGCTCCAGTACCAGTGGTTCTCGACGATGTATGGAATCTATTATTTCGCCGGTAGCGTTTGGCTGACGCTGGCCACCGCCTATGTCATTACTATGGTTCTTGACCGCCAGGGTGTGCTCAGCAACGTGCTCCACGAGCATCAATATTATTTCCTCGGTTCATTGCTGTTCGCCTTCACCGTGTTCTACGCCTATATCGCCTTTGGCCAGTACTTCATTATCTGGAACGGCAACATGCCCGAGGAAACCTTTTGGTACGTGCTCCGCGAGAAAGGGACCTGGTGGTGGGTGAGCATGGTGATTATTTTCGGTCATTTCTTCATCCCGTTCCTGGCGCTGTTGCGCATCGATGTCAAAAACATCTTCCCCTATATGGCGCCGCTGTGCGCCTGGACCTGGCTGATGCATTGGGTCGATTTGTCCTTCAATATCATGCCCGTGCCGCACCCGAATGGGTTTCCCTTTCAATGGCTCTGGCTGAGCTTCGGTTGTTGGGCCTTTATGGCCGGATTGCTCTCGATGATTTTCCTGCGGCAATTCGCCGCCCATCCGCCCTATCCGCTCAAAGACCCGCGGTTGGTCGAAGCGATGGGCTTCTTCCATCCTGTGCCGACGCAGATTTCCGGCGGAGAGCTGGGTGAAACCGACGAGTTGCGCGATGCTCCGCCCCAATTTCGAGGAGGTTTCGAATGAGTTCTCAACCGGCTCCCGACCATTCCGTGGCGGCTCTGATCATTGGCGTTATAGGCTCCTTCCTGGTTCTGGCCGGACTGGCCTGGGCGATTCATCATTATACTCAGCCACCGCCTTTAACTGAAAACCGCGCCGAGGTCCGCGCTCGGGCTTTGGCCGAGTTGCGCGCTGCCGAGGCGGACGCTCTCGAACACCCCGGCTGGATTGACCCAACCAAGGGTGTCGTCCGGCTGCCCATTGCTGTAGCGATGAAAATGGTCGAGCAGGAGTGGGGACAAAACCCCGCAGCCGCGCGGTCCAACCTGATTTCACGTGTCGAAAAGGCCACCGCACTTCCTCCCAAAGCCCCGGAAAAACCCAGCCCATTCGAGTGACCGGTTCATGAGCGCTGCGCCTTCATCTCAGCCTGAACCGGCCAGCCCCAGCGCGCCGGTTCCGGCCCCTTTGCCAGACACTCTCGATGTCTCGGCCCGGGTGCCTTTGCTGGCCCTGTTCCTGAGCGCCGCCGGCTGGCTGCTCATCGGTTCCGTTTTTGCCCTGATTGCCTCGATCAAATTTCATGCGCCAGGTTTCCTGGCCGGTTCAGGGTGGCTGACTTACGGACGAATTTATCCCGTTTCAACGAACCTGTTTCTCTACGGGTTCTGTGTGCAGGCCGGGCTGGGAGTGGCTCTGTGGCTCTTGGGGCGTCTGGGCCAAACCACCCTGGCGCAGCTCTGGCTGGTAGGGGTGGGGGGCTTTTTGTGGAACCTGGGTGTTATCGCAGGCGTGTTGGGCGTGCTCGATCGCGCCAGCACCGGTTTCGAGCATCTCGAAATGCCCGGCTACGCGGCGATGATTATGTTTTTGGGCTATGTTCTGCTCGCCCTGTGCGGTGTGCTGACGTTTCATCAAAGAAAGCTCCGCGAGTTGTATGCCTCTCAATGGTTCCTCTTCACCGCCTTATTTTGGTTTCCGTGGATTTATTCAACGGCCAACCTGTTGCTGGTGACCTTTCCGGTGCGGGGCGTGGTGCAATCGATCCTCGATTGGTGGTACTCGCAAAACTTGCAGGTCGTTTGGCTGGGCCTGGTCGGCCTGGCAATCGTCTTTTATTTTATCCCCAAACTTTCTGATCGCGAGCTGCACAGCCGCTACCTGGCGGTATTAGTCTTTTGGATGCTGGTTCTCCTCGGGCCTTGGGGTGGGATTCCCAATAGCGCCCCGGTCCCCGCCTGGTTGCCGGTCGCCAGCACCATCAGCGCCGTGCTCTTGGTGACAGCCCTCATCGCCGTGGCGCTTAATGTATATCGTACCATTGGCTGCGTCGCTTTGGCTGCCCCCGGCAATCCTTCCTTGAGCTTTACCCTCTTCGCTGTCGCCGCCTTTATTATCGCGGGCCTCATGCGAGCGTTTGGCGGTTTGTTAGACAGCACACAGGAATTGCAGTTCACCTGGTTTGCCACAGCGCGCTCCCAGCTCCATGCCTGTGGCTTTTTTGCCATGGCCGTTTTTGGCGCGGTTTACTGGATTCTACCGCGCATTATCGGGCTTGAATTTCCCTGGCCTAAACTGGTGCGGGCCCATTTCTGGGTGGCTGCGGTCGGCATCACCCTTCTGGTGCTGCCCTTGGCCATCGGCGGCATTGTCCAGGCGCTTCAACTGCAAAAACCAAACATCCCATTTACGACGATTGCCAATACGGGATTGACGTTTTTGCGGGTGAGCACCATAGGGGATTTGTTACTCCTTTGCGGCCACCTCATTTTTCTTGGCAATTTGATTTCGTTAGCATTGAAGTTTTACAGCGTTCCTGCCCGGGCGGCCTATATGGCTGCGACGGCGGACTTGTTCAAAACAGTGGAGGCGAAATCGTGAACTACGGCCCGCTGCTTTTTCTTGGCGCTTTTTTCGCCCTGGCTGCTTCCTGGTTTGGCTTTGTGCTGACGCCCCAGATTCAACTGGGCCAACTCCAGCAAACCAATACCGTGCCGGCAGGCGTCATCTATCCCCTGGGGCGCCCCGGCTTTGCGCGCGAGGGCCTCGAGGTCTATCGCGCCAACGGCTGCGCCTATTGCCACAGCCAACAGGTCGGCCAGACCGGCACCACCTGCAACGTGGTTCTGGATCAGCCCGGAACAAATCCCCCCGCTCTGATTGAGGCTATCCTTAAAGTCGTTCCGCTCGAGTCGCAGTCCAGGGCCCGCGAACTGCTCACCGGTTTGCCCAAACCGGTCCTCGAAGGCCTCGGCAAAGAAGCTGCCGATGCTGCCGCAAAAACCCTGAGCGTGGATGGCGCCAAGGCCTCGGTCTGGATCGTCCCGGCGGGACCGGACATCGCGCGCGGATGGGCCAAGCGCAGAACCGTTGCTGAGGATTTTCTTTTCGATAGCCCCGTAATGCTCGGGGCCAGACGAATCGGCCCGGACCTGGCAAACGTGGGCGTCCGGCTGCCCGATGCCCGGTGGCATCTGCGCCATCTCTACGCCCCTCGCGCGGAGGTCAAAGGCTCGGTCATGCCGCCATACGGTTTTTTATTTGAAAGGCGGCGCATTGAGCG is a window of Verrucomicrobiia bacterium DNA encoding:
- a CDS encoding cytochrome c, which gives rise to MRYYLAIMVLCTIAVVGILGFRGQHSRRTTLYIFPDMEWQLKLRPQTPNSFFPNGLSSQLPVPGTIPRGAPIQTASEPVYPYQDSPVNTGFMPGTTNFVETNPLRITAQLLQRGQQRFTINCSPCHGQLADGNGITKKIGAMLVVANLHDKRIVEMADGELFYVITHGRNNMGAYGPNVTVEDRWAIISYLRALQLSQLGTIDDLPEPLRADLKR
- a CDS encoding cbb3-type cytochrome c oxidase subunit II produces the protein MNYGPLLFLGAFFALAASWFGFVLTPQIQLGQLQQTNTVPAGVIYPLGRPGFAREGLEVYRANGCAYCHSQQVGQTGTTCNVVLDQPGTNPPALIEAILKVVPLESQSRARELLTGLPKPVLEGLGKEAADAAAKTLSVDGAKASVWIVPAGPDIARGWAKRRTVAEDFLFDSPVMLGARRIGPDLANVGVRLPDARWHLRHLYAPRAEVKGSVMPPYGFLFERRRIERARSPDALDLPPVAAPEPGYEIVPTREARALAAYLVSLQADAPLFVAPLTVPAPVTPEGTNAAPGSAAATNALATNSPAR
- the nrfD gene encoding NrfD/PsrC family molybdoenzyme membrane anchor subunit; this translates as MAGPGKAEQFTHIASLDVPQPPLELQRQPYVANLHGFGWISNRVASLIEDRPPFWWWALFAPSVLALGMLMFMISYQISTGVGVWGNNHPVMWAWDIVNFVWWIGIGHAGTLISAILFLLRQRWRTAVNRAAEAMTIFAVMCAGIYPALHVGRVWYDWWLFPIPNSNSIWPQFLSPLMWDVFAVSTYFTVSVLFWYMGLIPDLAVMRDRAKTRLRQFGYGLFALGWTGSNRHWSNYEKAYLILAGLSTPLVLSVHSIVSLDFSVSQLPGWHTTIFPPYFVAGAVFSGFGMVLMLLIPLRSMFKLQDIITMRHIDLMCKVTLATGSMVGYAYAMEFFIAWYSGNPNEQFHFLNRALGPFQWAWIPMISCNALIPQLFWFKRIRRNLVVVFIISILVNVGMWFERFVIIVISLYRDFLPSNWFYYYPTWVDVCTYIGTFGLFFTCFLLFIRFIPMIAISEIKGVTPQSDPHHPMGGAKVLEPVTDEV
- a CDS encoding cbb3-type cytochrome c oxidase subunit I gives rise to the protein MSAAPSSQPEPASPSAPVPAPLPDTLDVSARVPLLALFLSAAGWLLIGSVFALIASIKFHAPGFLAGSGWLTYGRIYPVSTNLFLYGFCVQAGLGVALWLLGRLGQTTLAQLWLVGVGGFLWNLGVIAGVLGVLDRASTGFEHLEMPGYAAMIMFLGYVLLALCGVLTFHQRKLRELYASQWFLFTALFWFPWIYSTANLLLVTFPVRGVVQSILDWWYSQNLQVVWLGLVGLAIVFYFIPKLSDRELHSRYLAVLVFWMLVLLGPWGGIPNSAPVPAWLPVASTISAVLLVTALIAVALNVYRTIGCVALAAPGNPSLSFTLFAVAAFIIAGLMRAFGGLLDSTQELQFTWFATARSQLHACGFFAMAVFGAVYWILPRIIGLEFPWPKLVRAHFWVAAVGITLLVLPLAIGGIVQALQLQKPNIPFTTIANTGLTFLRVSTIGDLLLLCGHLIFLGNLISLALKFYSVPARAAYMAATADLFKTVEAKS
- a CDS encoding DUF3341 domain-containing protein — its product is MAETANKAYGMVAEFTTAASVLHAAEKVRDAGFRRWDVFTPFPVHGMDKAMGLKNSKVGWFAFLGGVTGYTCGMLMIWFMNALDYPIVIGGKPMFSPFSAFPPSYELTILFGAFGSLFGMLFLNRLPRLYHPLLKNKRFSLVTHDRFFVVIECADPKFDEDETRKLLERLGSWHIEVVEE